Proteins encoded in a region of the Spiribacter sp. 1M189 genome:
- the tyrS gene encoding tyrosine--tRNA ligase, which yields MSSVDSALAALWRGADEIIREDELRERLAGGRPLRVKAGFDPTAPDLHLGHTVLINKLRQFQELGHQVVFLIGDFTGMIGDPSGRSATRKPLTPDDVARNAETYREQIFRILDPDRTEIAFNSSWMGRMTATDMIQLASHYTVARMLERDDFHKRYQGNQSIAIHEFLYPLVQGYDSVALKADVELGGTDQKFNLLVGRELQREYGQPPQVLITTPVLEGLDGVQKMSKSLGNYVGIREPAAEMYGKLMSISDELMWRYFELLSFRPLDEVAALRRQVDEGLNPRDAKFQLADELVTRFHDAAAARQAHEEFVARFRQGAMPSEMPEHALDADDTGLALVPVLKEIGLVPSTSEALRMLKQRAVRIDGERVESRDAVLAAGAEYVLQVGKRRFARVTVRKKP from the coding sequence ATGAGCAGTGTGGACTCCGCACTGGCGGCGCTATGGCGCGGGGCCGATGAGATCATCCGTGAGGACGAGCTGCGCGAACGACTCGCCGGCGGACGACCATTGCGGGTCAAGGCGGGCTTCGACCCGACAGCGCCGGATCTGCACCTGGGGCACACGGTGCTCATCAACAAGCTCCGCCAGTTCCAGGAGCTCGGCCATCAGGTGGTGTTCCTGATCGGGGACTTCACCGGCATGATCGGCGACCCCAGCGGTCGCAGCGCGACGCGAAAACCGCTGACGCCGGATGACGTGGCCCGCAACGCCGAGACCTATCGCGAGCAGATCTTCCGCATTCTCGACCCCGACCGCACCGAGATTGCGTTCAACTCGAGCTGGATGGGGCGGATGACCGCCACCGACATGATCCAGCTCGCCTCCCATTACACGGTGGCGCGCATGCTCGAGCGAGATGACTTCCACAAGCGCTATCAGGGCAACCAGTCCATCGCCATCCACGAGTTCCTCTACCCGTTGGTGCAGGGGTACGACTCGGTGGCGCTCAAGGCCGATGTGGAACTGGGCGGTACCGACCAGAAGTTCAACCTGCTGGTGGGCCGCGAGCTGCAGCGCGAATACGGCCAGCCGCCCCAGGTACTGATCACCACGCCGGTACTCGAAGGCCTGGACGGCGTGCAGAAGATGTCGAAGTCGCTCGGCAACTATGTGGGTATCCGCGAGCCGGCCGCCGAGATGTACGGCAAGCTCATGTCCATCTCCGATGAACTCATGTGGCGTTACTTCGAGTTGCTCAGCTTCCGGCCCCTCGATGAGGTGGCGGCGCTGCGCCGTCAGGTGGACGAGGGGCTCAACCCCCGGGATGCCAAGTTCCAGCTCGCCGACGAGCTGGTCACGCGTTTTCACGACGCGGCGGCGGCGCGGCAGGCGCACGAAGAGTTCGTGGCGCGTTTCCGTCAAGGCGCGATGCCCAGCGAGATGCCCGAGCATGCCCTCGATGCCGATGACACCGGCCTCGCCCTGGTCCCCGTATTAAAGGAGATCGGGCTGGTCCCGAGCACCTCTGAGGCCCTGCGCATGCTCAAGCAGCGGGCGGTGCGGATTGATGGTGAGCGCGTCGAATCGCGGGATGCCGTGCTCGCTGCCGGGGCCGAGTACGTATTGCAGGTGGGCAAGCGACGGTTCGCCCGGGTCACCGTGCGAAAAAAACCATGA
- the urtE gene encoding urea ABC transporter ATP-binding subunit UrtE has product MLTVDSLSSGYGLSPIIHDCSFGVKPQEILGVMGRNGMGKTTLFKTLMGMLPTWSGEVSINDQSLDKRKPHERVASGIAYVPQGRHVFPTLTVEENILAGLEVTGRREVPEDIYSLFPVLLEMRKRRAGNLSGGQQQQLAIARALAADPKVLLLDEPTEGIQPSIIKEMASSLKEIRDIRGVSILFSEQVLSFSMAVADRVLVIDRGYLVEEFSGSELSEEKMAQYLSV; this is encoded by the coding sequence ATGCTGACAGTCGATTCCCTCAGCAGCGGGTATGGCCTGAGCCCGATCATTCACGATTGCAGTTTCGGCGTGAAGCCCCAGGAGATCCTCGGCGTTATGGGCCGTAATGGGATGGGAAAAACAACGCTCTTCAAAACGCTCATGGGGATGTTGCCTACTTGGTCCGGCGAGGTCTCGATAAATGATCAATCCCTCGACAAACGCAAACCGCATGAACGAGTCGCAAGCGGGATCGCCTATGTCCCGCAGGGACGCCATGTGTTCCCGACACTCACCGTAGAGGAAAACATCCTCGCGGGGCTGGAAGTAACGGGTCGGCGTGAGGTGCCGGAAGATATCTACTCACTGTTCCCCGTGCTTCTAGAGATGCGCAAACGTCGCGCGGGGAATCTCTCCGGTGGTCAACAGCAGCAACTCGCGATTGCCAGAGCGCTGGCTGCGGACCCAAAGGTCCTGCTCCTGGACGAGCCGACCGAGGGCATTCAGCCCTCCATCATCAAGGAAATGGCGAGCAGCCTGAAGGAAATCCGGGATATACGGGGTGTAAGCATTCTTTTCTCCGAACAGGTACTGAGTTTCTCCATGGCTGTTGCCGACCGCGTGCTCGTTATCGATCGCGGTTACTTGGTGGAGGAGTTCTCAGGTTCGGAGCTCAGTGAAGAGAAGATGGCGCAGTACCTCTCTGTCTAG
- the urtD gene encoding urea ABC transporter ATP-binding protein UrtD: MHSDNPSLILAVEDLAVSFGGFRAVDGVNLYVNEGELRVIIGPNGAGKTALLDLICGKTRPTEGTIRFKGRELSGMPENRIVHEGVCRKFQAPSIYENLTVYENLELTFPSGRTVMRSLFFRRTSEVHDRIMETAALVDLDGRLDDMAGLLSHGQKQWLEIAMLLIQEPALLMLDEPVAGMSQAERDATAQLLNRIREGRSVVIIEHDMGFVEEIANRVTVLDQGKVLAEGSIDRIKNDKRVIERYLGH; this comes from the coding sequence ATGCATAGTGATAATCCGAGCCTCATCCTGGCCGTCGAGGATCTTGCCGTGTCTTTCGGCGGATTCCGTGCCGTGGACGGGGTGAACCTTTATGTCAATGAGGGAGAGCTGCGGGTCATCATCGGTCCGAACGGCGCGGGCAAAACGGCACTGCTTGATCTGATCTGCGGCAAGACCCGGCCTACGGAGGGCACGATCCGGTTCAAGGGCCGCGAGCTGAGCGGCATGCCGGAGAACCGGATCGTCCATGAAGGTGTATGCCGCAAGTTCCAGGCACCCTCGATTTACGAAAACCTGACGGTCTACGAAAACCTGGAACTCACCTTTCCAAGCGGACGAACGGTCATGCGATCGCTGTTCTTTCGTCGGACGAGTGAGGTGCATGACCGAATCATGGAAACCGCCGCGCTCGTTGACCTCGATGGTCGTTTGGACGATATGGCCGGTCTTCTCAGCCATGGTCAGAAGCAGTGGCTGGAAATCGCAATGCTGCTCATCCAGGAGCCTGCCCTCCTCATGCTTGATGAGCCGGTAGCGGGAATGAGCCAGGCCGAGCGCGACGCGACGGCACAGCTTCTTAACCGGATACGCGAGGGCCGCTCCGTGGTGATCATCGAACACGACATGGGGTTCGTAGAAGAAATCGCCAACCGGGTCACGGTGCTCGACCAGGGTAAGGTATTGGCAGAGGGCAGCATCGACCGGATCAAGAACGACAAGCGCGTGATCGAGCGCTATCTCGGACACTAA
- the urtC gene encoding urea ABC transporter permease subunit UrtC, translated as MLLKRFLYNGSAEWRILFGVFAALLLVAIPLGYDSYMLNLTGRYVALAFVAVGLVMCWGYGGMLSLGQGVFFGLGGYAMAMFLKLEASTPEATANQTTPGIPDFMDWNQLSSLPWWWEPFYSFPFMIFAMLAAPTLCAGFIGYALFKRRVSGVYFAIVTLSLAAVLSILIIGQQGYTGGANGITDFSTLLGWDITTESSRYALYYIAAGLLLGCIWIGQLILNSRTGRVLIAIRDQEDRVRFSGYSVANFKVFVFIVAAVFSAIGGAMFAMQARFISPSLIGVTVSVELVVLAAVGGRFSLLGAGFGVIAIKTVEMFLSQAFPELWTILMGLVLIAVVLVFPEGLAGLYRVAKEQIKQRSATRSTAVMAGPDATSEGPDNA; from the coding sequence ATGCTGCTAAAACGCTTTCTCTATAACGGGAGCGCCGAGTGGAGAATCCTCTTTGGCGTGTTCGCTGCCCTTCTGCTGGTCGCTATACCGCTTGGTTACGACTCCTACATGCTCAACCTGACTGGACGCTATGTCGCCCTGGCCTTCGTAGCAGTCGGTCTGGTCATGTGCTGGGGATATGGGGGAATGCTGAGCCTCGGCCAGGGAGTGTTTTTCGGTCTTGGTGGTTATGCCATGGCGATGTTCCTCAAACTCGAGGCATCGACCCCGGAGGCGACGGCTAACCAGACGACGCCAGGCATCCCTGATTTCATGGACTGGAATCAGCTCTCGTCGCTACCTTGGTGGTGGGAGCCCTTCTACAGCTTCCCTTTCATGATTTTCGCCATGCTGGCAGCGCCTACTCTCTGCGCCGGCTTCATCGGCTACGCGCTATTCAAGCGGCGAGTCAGTGGCGTGTACTTCGCGATCGTCACGCTGTCACTCGCTGCGGTGCTCAGCATTCTGATCATCGGCCAGCAGGGCTATACCGGAGGCGCCAACGGGATCACAGATTTCTCCACGCTGCTGGGCTGGGATATCACTACAGAATCCTCACGCTATGCCCTCTACTACATTGCAGCCGGCCTGCTCCTTGGCTGTATATGGATCGGTCAGCTAATACTGAATAGCCGCACCGGCAGAGTGCTGATCGCGATACGGGACCAGGAGGACCGCGTTCGGTTCTCGGGCTACAGCGTAGCCAACTTCAAGGTTTTCGTATTCATCGTTGCAGCTGTTTTCTCGGCGATCGGCGGTGCAATGTTCGCGATGCAGGCAAGGTTTATTTCTCCCTCATTGATCGGAGTAACGGTGTCCGTTGAGCTCGTGGTACTCGCCGCAGTGGGTGGTCGCTTCTCATTGCTCGGAGCGGGCTTCGGCGTTATCGCCATCAAGACCGTAGAAATGTTCCTCTCACAGGCATTCCCAGAGCTTTGGACCATCCTGATGGGACTGGTATTGATCGCTGTCGTCCTGGTCTTCCCGGAGGGTCTCGCCGGGCTCTACCGCGTTGCGAAAGAGCAGATTAAACAGCGGTCCGCGACCCGGTCGACAGCGGTGATGGCCGGACCGGACGCAACAAGCGAGGGCCCCGACAATGCATAG
- the urtB gene encoding urea ABC transporter permease subunit UrtB, which translates to MGGYTASDIASIFAMQGVAGLSLFGVFLLMALGLAIIFGQMGVVNMAHGEFLTLGSYVTFVTATAFESYAPGAFTYYFPLAIILSFAAAFAVGYLLELGLVRHLYKRPLDTLLATWAVGLIMQQVFRSIFGGRGVSAGTPDWLQGSIELTPLIFLSRSDLFVTALAIGMTVFVGLLLYRFRWGIRVRSTTQDRAMADAVGINTEKVDRKTFALGCGLAGIAGSAFTTIAATTPTAGSQYLVDTFLVVVLGGAASLLGTVASAFSIAQAQSILEFFLTGSMAKVMTLLVVIGLLLLRPQGLFTIKVRK; encoded by the coding sequence ATGGGTGGATATACTGCATCGGATATTGCATCGATTTTTGCGATGCAGGGCGTCGCCGGGCTTAGCCTCTTCGGGGTTTTCCTGCTGATGGCGCTGGGGCTGGCTATTATTTTTGGCCAGATGGGCGTTGTGAACATGGCCCATGGCGAGTTTCTGACGCTTGGCTCGTATGTGACTTTCGTGACCGCGACGGCTTTTGAGAGCTACGCACCCGGCGCTTTCACGTACTACTTCCCGCTGGCTATCATCCTCTCCTTCGCCGCGGCATTCGCTGTCGGCTACCTGCTGGAACTCGGGCTGGTCCGACACCTATATAAACGTCCACTGGATACCTTGCTGGCGACCTGGGCGGTGGGCCTGATCATGCAACAGGTCTTTCGCTCAATCTTCGGCGGTCGAGGAGTGAGCGCGGGCACACCGGACTGGCTGCAGGGCAGCATCGAGCTGACACCGCTCATCTTCCTGTCGCGCTCCGACCTTTTTGTAACCGCACTTGCGATCGGTATGACGGTTTTTGTGGGGCTGCTCCTCTACCGCTTCCGCTGGGGCATTCGCGTGCGCTCGACCACTCAGGATCGAGCCATGGCGGACGCGGTGGGCATCAATACGGAGAAGGTCGATCGAAAGACCTTTGCCCTGGGTTGTGGACTGGCTGGCATCGCCGGCTCGGCCTTCACCACTATCGCGGCCACCACGCCCACGGCGGGCAGCCAGTACCTCGTGGATACCTTCCTCGTGGTGGTACTGGGGGGTGCCGCAAGCCTGCTGGGCACGGTCGCATCGGCTTTCTCAATTGCTCAGGCGCAGTCGATTCTCGAATTCTTCCTGACGGGATCCATGGCCAAAGTTATGACATTGCTCGTGGTCATCGGGCTACTACTGCTGCGCCCGCAGGGTCTGTTCACCATTAAGGTCAGGAAGTGA
- the urtA gene encoding urea ABC transporter substrate-binding protein: MASANEEYPTSEVNTTGLAVTDDTVRVGILHSLTGTMAISETGSVEAEQLAIEQINESGGVLGRQIEAVVEDGASDWPTFAERASSLLESEDVAAVFGCWTSASRKAVLPVFEQQNGLLYYPTFYEGFEASPNVFYQGQEATQQIIAGLNWVHEKESPETYYLIGSDYIWPRTSHAIARHHIENVLGAEVVSEQYFPLGHTNFRSAINQIRLRKPDVVYSIIAGDSNVSFWSQLNNAGINAENQTILTNSVTEDEVKAIGAANMEGHYSAMKYFQSIDNPYNEEFVEAFKEMHGEDSVIGDVTQAAYLGPWIWKRSVERAGSFDVDKVREAAKNLELEDMPEGYIRVHEDNQHIWSKLRIGEWQADGTAEIVYESDLIEPDPFPENLDLNPDEL, translated from the coding sequence ATGGCATCCGCCAACGAGGAGTATCCGACATCGGAGGTCAATACGACCGGACTGGCCGTGACGGATGACACGGTCAGAGTCGGGATCCTGCACTCACTCACCGGCACGATGGCGATCAGTGAGACCGGCTCGGTGGAGGCTGAGCAGCTCGCCATCGAGCAGATCAACGAGTCCGGCGGTGTTCTCGGGCGTCAGATCGAAGCCGTTGTCGAGGACGGAGCGAGTGACTGGCCAACCTTCGCCGAGCGCGCTTCGAGTTTGCTGGAGAGCGAAGACGTCGCGGCGGTGTTCGGGTGCTGGACTTCGGCCTCTCGCAAGGCGGTCCTACCGGTATTTGAACAGCAGAACGGGCTACTGTACTACCCGACTTTCTATGAAGGCTTCGAAGCATCCCCGAATGTCTTCTACCAGGGACAGGAGGCCACTCAGCAGATCATTGCCGGCCTGAACTGGGTACACGAGAAGGAAAGCCCGGAGACCTACTATCTGATCGGCTCGGATTACATCTGGCCACGGACTTCACATGCCATCGCCCGGCATCATATTGAGAATGTGTTGGGTGCCGAGGTGGTCTCTGAGCAGTATTTCCCGCTCGGCCATACCAATTTCCGCTCGGCAATCAACCAGATTCGGCTGCGCAAGCCGGATGTGGTCTACAGCATCATCGCCGGCGACAGCAACGTCTCTTTCTGGTCACAGCTCAACAATGCGGGAATCAACGCCGAGAACCAGACCATTCTGACCAACTCGGTCACGGAGGATGAGGTCAAGGCGATTGGGGCGGCGAACATGGAAGGCCACTACTCCGCGATGAAGTATTTCCAGAGCATCGATAATCCTTACAACGAGGAATTCGTCGAGGCATTCAAGGAGATGCATGGCGAGGACAGCGTGATCGGTGATGTAACACAGGCCGCCTACCTCGGCCCCTGGATCTGGAAGCGGTCAGTGGAGAGAGCCGGGTCCTTCGATGTGGACAAGGTCCGTGAGGCCGCGAAAAACCTCGAGCTGGAAGATATGCCCGAGGGCTATATCCGGGTACATGAGGACAATCAGCATATCTGGAGCAAGCTCCGGATTGGTGAATGGCAGGCCGATGGCACAGCGGAGATCGTCTATGAGTCCGATCTCATTGAGCCGGACCCCTTCCCGGAGAACCTTGATCTGAATCCCGACGAGCTCTGA
- the fmdA gene encoding formamidase codes for MVAKRIPVDLSKAPEEQDTIHNRWHPDIPMIEMVEPGDEVMLECMDWTGGQIENNDSAADVRDVDLTKVHYLTGPIGVKGAEPGDLLVVDILDIGAFEEEQWGFNGMFAYENGGGFLTDLYPEARKSIWDFHGINASSRHVPGVSFAGIMHPGLIGCLPSRELLSEWNKREQALIDTDPDRTPPLAAPPYADTAHMGRMKSDAAREAATEAARTVPPREHGGNCDIKDLTKGSRVFFPVYVPEAGLSMGDLHFSQGDGEITFCGAIEMAGWIKIRVNLIKDGVKKYAVRNPIFQPSALQPDYKQHLIFEGISVTDSGEQRYLDAHLAYRQACVNAIEYLKQFGYTGAQAYAILGTAPVQGHISGIVDIPNACATLFLPTEIFDFDINPSTEGPKMMVSADEIPTAIWDK; via the coding sequence ATGGTTGCAAAGAGAATCCCGGTGGACCTCTCTAAAGCGCCCGAAGAACAGGACACGATTCATAACCGTTGGCATCCTGACATCCCGATGATCGAGATGGTGGAGCCCGGCGATGAGGTCATGCTCGAGTGTATGGACTGGACCGGTGGGCAGATCGAGAATAATGATTCGGCCGCTGACGTGCGCGATGTCGATCTCACCAAGGTCCATTACCTGACTGGCCCGATCGGCGTTAAAGGTGCCGAGCCCGGGGACTTGCTGGTGGTTGACATTCTCGATATCGGCGCCTTTGAGGAAGAGCAGTGGGGTTTCAACGGCATGTTCGCCTACGAGAATGGCGGCGGCTTCCTGACTGATCTTTACCCGGAAGCACGTAAGTCGATCTGGGACTTCCACGGCATTAATGCTTCATCCCGTCATGTCCCAGGTGTGAGCTTCGCCGGCATCATGCACCCTGGGTTGATCGGATGTCTGCCTTCGCGGGAACTGCTCTCGGAGTGGAACAAGCGCGAGCAGGCGCTTATCGATACGGATCCCGACCGGACTCCACCGCTTGCGGCGCCGCCATACGCCGATACCGCCCATATGGGACGAATGAAATCGGACGCGGCCCGCGAGGCTGCGACCGAAGCCGCGCGAACGGTCCCGCCACGGGAGCATGGCGGCAATTGCGACATCAAGGATCTCACCAAGGGTTCCCGGGTCTTCTTCCCGGTTTATGTTCCTGAAGCGGGTCTCTCCATGGGCGATCTGCATTTCTCCCAGGGCGATGGTGAGATCACCTTCTGTGGCGCTATCGAGATGGCCGGCTGGATCAAGATTCGCGTCAACCTGATCAAGGATGGCGTGAAGAAGTATGCGGTGCGGAATCCCATCTTCCAGCCGAGCGCTCTGCAGCCGGACTATAAGCAGCACCTCATCTTCGAAGGAATCTCGGTGACGGACTCCGGCGAGCAGCGTTATCTGGATGCGCATCTGGCCTACCGCCAGGCCTGTGTGAACGCCATTGAGTATCTCAAGCAGTTCGGATACACCGGCGCCCAGGCCTATGCGATTCTTGGCACGGCGCCTGTACAGGGGCATATCAGCGGCATTGTGGATATTCCCAATGCCTGTGCCACGCTGTTCCTGCCGACGGAAATCTTCGACTTCGATATCAACCCCAGCACAGAGGGGCCGAAGATGATGGTCTCGGCCGACGAGATTCCCACGGCGATCTGGGACAAGTGA
- a CDS encoding FmdB family zinc ribbon protein, protein MPLYTYRCSNCGPFDALVALADADRAQFCEDCGELGERIITPARLSVLSEGRRRAHEVNEKSRHAPSCRCCSGPKKQREATTQPRSQGGKRPWMLGH, encoded by the coding sequence ATGCCCCTCTACACCTACCGATGCAGCAACTGCGGTCCGTTCGACGCCCTCGTTGCCCTTGCCGATGCCGATAGGGCGCAGTTTTGCGAGGACTGTGGCGAGCTGGGTGAAAGGATCATTACGCCGGCGCGCCTGTCAGTGCTCTCGGAGGGCCGGCGACGCGCGCATGAGGTCAACGAGAAAAGTCGACATGCTCCCTCATGCCGCTGCTGCTCCGGGCCCAAAAAACAGCGTGAGGCAACCACTCAGCCGCGCAGCCAGGGTGGCAAACGTCCCTGGATGCTTGGCCACTGA
- a CDS encoding sigma-54-dependent Fis family transcriptional regulator — translation MNEPLSTPSIREELVTIIEMSKLLEKPLDPGHTIQGILRLLSQLCGLNCGRVSLPNEVTGVVEVKYHYGLWGEDVTRGRYDVGANEGVTGRVMRTGVTGLVPDVSDDPVFVQRIAEKAGVASDARLAFIAVPIMESGTPIGVLSAQREASQDRSFNFDISLLRVASAMIGQVLRIDSFVAEQTHNLRQENQSLKNTLTAGEMVNNSVAHGIIGTSPALFEAVKQANQVADTDAPVLLKGESGTGKEKFARMIHQQSSRREQPFISINCSAVPMELQEAELFGYRKGSFSGATASKAGKVQLADGGTLFLDEIGDMPLTLQAKLLRTIQEKRVDPIGATESESVDFRLICATHAPLAEMVNQGAFRLDLFYRINVVPIELPVLRNRDGDIRRIALHHLNELNHAYDRNAVLSHDALALLEEYAWPGNVRQLVNVLERATVMTASGTIDAGLIRYILGNESAVQVPGAVAADEKDGWSASDLSQIGEQVAATRADSGIRRYEWVRQEEARAIRDALAQTSGNRTKAAEMLNLTVRQLRYRISKLDLDKRAAG, via the coding sequence ATGAACGAGCCACTGAGTACACCGAGTATCCGCGAGGAGCTCGTCACCATCATCGAGATGTCGAAGTTGTTGGAAAAGCCCCTGGATCCGGGGCATACGATCCAGGGTATTCTCCGGCTCCTCTCCCAGCTCTGCGGTCTCAACTGCGGCCGTGTATCACTTCCCAACGAGGTCACCGGCGTCGTGGAGGTCAAATACCACTACGGCCTTTGGGGGGAGGATGTCACTCGTGGCCGCTACGATGTCGGTGCCAACGAGGGAGTGACTGGCCGTGTCATGCGCACGGGCGTGACCGGTCTGGTACCCGATGTCAGCGACGATCCCGTATTCGTGCAGCGGATTGCCGAGAAGGCTGGCGTAGCAAGCGATGCCAGGCTGGCGTTTATTGCGGTACCCATCATGGAATCGGGCACACCCATTGGCGTGCTGTCCGCGCAGCGCGAGGCCTCCCAGGACCGTTCATTCAATTTTGATATCAGTCTGTTGCGCGTAGCCAGCGCGATGATCGGACAGGTCCTTCGTATCGATTCCTTCGTCGCCGAGCAGACACACAATCTGCGGCAGGAAAACCAATCCCTCAAAAATACGCTCACCGCCGGCGAAATGGTGAATAACAGCGTCGCCCACGGCATTATCGGAACCAGTCCGGCGCTTTTCGAGGCGGTTAAGCAGGCTAACCAAGTAGCGGACACCGACGCGCCGGTCCTGCTGAAGGGGGAATCGGGTACCGGCAAGGAAAAGTTCGCCCGCATGATTCACCAGCAGAGCAGCCGTCGGGAGCAGCCATTCATTTCCATCAACTGTTCGGCGGTACCGATGGAGCTGCAGGAGGCTGAACTGTTCGGCTACCGCAAAGGCAGCTTCTCCGGGGCCACGGCCTCAAAAGCCGGCAAGGTTCAGCTCGCGGATGGCGGGACACTTTTTCTGGATGAGATCGGCGACATGCCGTTGACGCTCCAGGCCAAGCTGCTTCGTACCATTCAGGAGAAGAGGGTGGATCCAATCGGTGCCACCGAGAGTGAGAGCGTGGATTTCCGGCTGATTTGCGCCACCCACGCGCCTTTGGCCGAGATGGTCAACCAAGGGGCGTTCCGGCTGGATCTGTTCTACCGGATTAATGTGGTGCCCATTGAGCTTCCGGTGCTTCGTAACCGTGATGGCGATATTCGCCGGATCGCGTTACATCACCTCAATGAGCTCAACCATGCCTATGACCGTAATGCAGTGCTCTCGCACGATGCGCTTGCCCTGCTTGAGGAATATGCATGGCCCGGCAACGTCCGGCAGCTGGTCAATGTTCTGGAGCGGGCAACGGTTATGACCGCGTCGGGTACGATTGACGCTGGGCTTATACGCTACATCCTCGGCAACGAATCCGCCGTTCAGGTGCCCGGTGCGGTTGCCGCGGACGAGAAAGACGGATGGTCGGCATCCGATCTCTCTCAGATTGGGGAGCAGGTCGCTGCCACCAGGGCTGATTCAGGTATTCGGCGGTATGAATGGGTGCGTCAGGAGGAGGCCCGTGCCATCCGAGACGCCCTCGCACAGACCAGCGGGAATCGGACTAAGGCTGCCGAGATGCTCAACTTAACCGTAAGGCAACTCCGATACAGGATAAGCAAACTCGATCTTGACAAGCGAGCAGCTGGATAA
- a CDS encoding biotin--[acetyl-CoA-carboxylase] ligase, with protein MDREIISRALQGHGGALSLHLLDVVDSTNRWLLDRPDQTYSLVIARRQTAGVGRLGRTWESPPGGLYMSLAWTYADTMTAPGALSLSVAVGLAELITSMGAADIQVKWPNDLVDGSGNKLGGILGAFEPRSRGCRVVMGVGINVEAASVGMLEAGRTPVGLEDIGIPNVDEQLVGRLANTVIHACATFDGHLCDDFDARWAARDWLYRRMVRVETPAGMLEGRAMGLDATGALLVCSHGDTTAIRGGEVRVYSERVAE; from the coding sequence ATGGATAGGGAGATCATCAGCCGGGCACTGCAGGGGCATGGCGGGGCGTTATCCCTGCATCTGCTGGACGTCGTTGACAGCACCAACCGCTGGCTATTGGACCGACCGGATCAGACTTATAGTCTGGTTATCGCGCGGCGGCAGACCGCGGGCGTAGGCCGATTGGGCCGAACCTGGGAATCGCCGCCTGGTGGGCTTTACATGAGTCTGGCCTGGACATACGCCGACACCATGACCGCCCCCGGCGCGCTCTCGCTGAGTGTGGCGGTAGGGCTCGCCGAATTGATCACCTCCATGGGAGCGGCCGACATTCAGGTAAAATGGCCCAATGACCTTGTGGATGGTTCGGGCAACAAACTTGGTGGGATTCTCGGTGCGTTTGAGCCACGATCGCGGGGGTGCAGGGTGGTGATGGGCGTCGGCATTAACGTAGAGGCGGCGTCGGTTGGCATGTTGGAGGCCGGCAGGACACCCGTTGGCCTTGAAGATATCGGCATCCCCAACGTTGACGAGCAGCTGGTCGGTCGCCTTGCCAATACAGTCATTCACGCATGCGCAACGTTCGACGGTCATCTTTGCGACGACTTCGACGCCCGTTGGGCCGCGCGCGATTGGCTCTATCGGCGAATGGTGCGCGTAGAGACGCCAGCAGGAATGCTGGAGGGCCGTGCGATGGGTCTGGATGCAACCGGGGCATTGCTTGTTTGCAGTCATGGGGATACCACCGCTATCCGGGGTGGCGAAGTCCGAGTCTATTCCGAACGGGTAGCAGAATGA
- a CDS encoding type III pantothenate kinase, translating to MTDLLIDVGNSRTKWILAEDGHVRGAARAVGHDDLVPLYDEWAALRAAPQRVRGVSVGGGEAVAAIDQWITDHWGLAPQWLQTPALGGGIRVAYADPGQLGTDRWLAMVGARAADYLPACIVDCGSAITLDVVDSQGRHQGGLILPGLSAQQAGLASVAPRLPTVDLATKTPFLTNNTHDALASGYLHGTAMALQGLIRRAMAASTERLTPLFTGGDATLIARYLDMDVRLRPDLVLEGLASIP from the coding sequence ATGACCGATCTGCTCATTGACGTCGGCAACAGCCGAACCAAATGGATCCTGGCGGAGGATGGTCATGTCCGCGGTGCGGCCCGCGCCGTGGGGCATGACGATCTCGTACCGCTATATGACGAATGGGCCGCGCTCCGGGCGGCGCCGCAGCGCGTCCGCGGGGTGAGCGTCGGGGGCGGCGAGGCGGTGGCCGCCATCGACCAGTGGATCACCGATCATTGGGGGCTTGCGCCGCAGTGGTTGCAGACCCCGGCCCTTGGCGGCGGTATTCGGGTGGCTTACGCCGATCCGGGGCAGCTCGGTACGGATCGTTGGCTCGCGATGGTGGGTGCGCGGGCCGCTGATTACCTCCCCGCCTGTATCGTCGACTGCGGCAGCGCCATCACCCTGGATGTCGTGGACAGCCAGGGCCGGCATCAGGGCGGGTTGATCCTCCCCGGCCTGTCGGCGCAGCAGGCGGGTCTCGCCAGCGTCGCGCCCCGCCTCCCGACTGTGGATCTCGCTACAAAAACGCCGTTCCTCACGAACAACACCCACGACGCCCTTGCCAGCGGTTATCTCCACGGCACGGCAATGGCCCTCCAGGGCCTCATCCGGCGGGCCATGGCCGCGTCCACCGAGCGATTGACACCCCTTTTCACCGGCGGCGACGCCACCCTCATCGCCCGCTACCTCGACATGGATGTGCGCCTGCGCCCGGATCTGGTGCTCGAGGGGCTTGCGTCCATTCCCTGA